The nucleotide sequence CGTAGAGGATTTGCCGCCAATAATAACTTTGGTATGGCTGTAGCCAAAGGACGTTATCTTTTATTACTTAATCCGGATACAGAAATTTTACCCGGCTCATTAAATACTTTAATTCAATTTATGGATGAAAATCCTAATGTTGGTTTATCTGGGGCACAACTTCTTTTTCCTGATGGTAGTATTCAACCCTCGCCCCGTCGTTTTCCCACTTGGGGATCAGTGTTAGCGAGGCGTAGTCCTCTAAGAATTTTTTTGCGGAATTCAGGTTTTAATCGCCGTCATTTGATGTTAGATATAGATCATTCACAACCCTTTCCGGTTGATTGGTTATTAGGCGCTTGTTTATTAATCAGACAAGAAGTTTTAGAAACTGTCGGGCCTTTAGATGAAGGATTTTTTCTCTATGTAGAGGATATAGACTGGGCGCGAAGAATTCATCAGCAGGGATGGAAAGTTTATTATATTCCCACTGCCCAAATTATTCATCATCATTTAGCTGTCAGCGATAAACATTTTTTCAGCTACCGAATGTGGTTACATTTTCAGAGTATGATTCGCTATACTCGCAAGTATTTAGTTCCCAAGCTTCCTCTCCTTTCTATTCGGGGGAATCAAACAAAAATTTGGAAATCCACTCACAAGGAAATGGTCTTCAACAAGCAGTCAGAAGTCAGAAGTCAGGAGTCAGAAATCCGAATTAATTGCTGGGAGTTTTAAACCGATTTTTGGGACCACCAGTCTCCAGAATTACACCCGAGAATTCTGTCTGCTGTCTTCTCAATTCCCTTGGGATCAATTATGCTTATTAATGGTTTAATATTCATCCTTTAAAACTTCTGGCAAACCCACTTCTCTCGGTTTAACAAAACTGCCATCAAAACCTATAGCCCGATTTTCAACCGTTCTCGCTCTAGCTACGGCTTCCCGTAAATAGGCTTTTTCCATTTTATCATCAATGCCGCCGAGCAAATAAATCATTAATTTAACGCTTAAATCTCGACCCGAAACCAGTATTCGCTGTTTCCTGGGATCATAAATTATTCCATACCAAAGAGACTGGGGAAACTCGATGCGGCTAAATCCTCCGGCTAAGTCAAATTTTCCCAGCTTTTTAAATATTTCTAAGAGAGAAAATTTCTTTTTAAATTGAAGCACACCAAGGGCTTGAGCTAGGGCAATTTGTCCCACAGGACGAAAGAGCAAGTTTCCTTCGCCCGCAAATTTTTCATGACTAAAATGTCGCATTTGAATCGTATTTATCCCCTGTTCTAATTTTTGATAACTGGGAAGCGTGGCTAGGTAATTAAACAGTTCACTCAACTGGGAAATGCCTTTTTCTAACTCTTCTTCTGAGGGACGTAGAGGAATTAATCCGGCTCGAGATGGTTGCCAATTCAAATAATATTTTAAATAACCTTCTGCCATATCTTGAAGCGCTTGAAGAGTGGTTAAAACGGTTGATTTTGCTGTAATATTTGCTTTGTCCCAATCCACTCGTGGCGGCCGTTCTGCTTGCTCTTTTAAAAGAGGATGAGTAACCGCAACTTTTCGGGCGGCTAGGGAAAATCCGTTATCCTCATTAAGTAAA is from Gloeothece verrucosa PCC 7822 and encodes:
- a CDS encoding DGQHR domain-containing protein is translated as MSKQLQKINLNSFAKPNQILVQKTQMGMTPAFIGSVSLEWLAARVDFAAQLPLFKHKIDATTNNIIRDDQTIEEIQQRPLDWSRQSILTQYLIEQNHHKFPPVLVVVSPAWVDDFNAPEWDEEGKAMATAMNFLSLDDQESFGRLDIPESVPIFALDGQHRLMGIKGLMELITTGQLIQYNKNKQPTGSVMTVKNLGKNHQLKREDLIRLSQEKIGIEFIPAVVAGETRETAKRRVRSIFVHVNLMATPLSKGQLVLLNEDNGFSLAARKVAVTHPLLKEQAERPPRVDWDKANITAKSTVLTTLQALQDMAEGYLKYYLNWQPSRAGLIPLRPSEEELEKGISQLSELFNYLATLPSYQKLEQGINTIQMRHFSHEKFAGEGNLLFRPVGQIALAQALGVLQFKKKFSLLEIFKKLGKFDLAGGFSRIEFPQSLWYGIIYDPRKQRILVSGRDLSVKLMIYLLGGIDDKMEKAYLREAVARARTVENRAIGFDGSFVKPREVGLPEVLKDEY
- a CDS encoding glycosyltransferase family 2 protein, with translation MLPISVITVTHNHAPYIARCLDALLPEVKQVGGEIILIDNRSDDESYQIASAYPDVQLYLNPERRGFAANNNFGMAVAKGRYLLLLNPDTEILPGSLNTLIQFMDENPNVGLSGAQLLFPDGSIQPSPRRFPTWGSVLARRSPLRIFLRNSGFNRRHLMLDIDHSQPFPVDWLLGACLLIRQEVLETVGPLDEGFFLYVEDIDWARRIHQQGWKVYYIPTAQIIHHHLAVSDKHFFSYRMWLHFQSMIRYTRKYLVPKLPLLSIRGNQTKIWKSTHKEMVFNKQSEVRSQESEIRINCWEF